Within the Acinetobacter radioresistens DSM 6976 = NBRC 102413 = CIP 103788 genome, the region ATACTTAATGATGCAACCGAAGCACATCAGCCACCTATGGTTGGTGGCCGCCGGATTAAAATGCGTTATGCTCATATGGGTGGACAAAATCCGCCAACGATTGTGATTCACGGTAACAAGGTCGACAAGACTCCTGCAGATTATCGCCGTTATCTGGAAAATGTTTTCCGTAAAGTTTATAAGCTTGAAGGTACACCGGTTAAAATCGATTTTAAAACTTCAGAAAATCCATTCGAAGGACGTAAATCACAGCTTGATGAGCGTACTGCTGCACGTCGCCGTCGTTATATCCAGAAATTTAAAAAAGCTGAGAAAAAATTCAAGCGTTAAGCTAAATAGTGCTTTAACATAATTTAAAAACCCAAATTTCAATTTGGGTTTTTTTGTTTAATCATGAACCGTTATACTGCTTCTAATTTAGTGAACCGGATAAAATATGCTGCGTGTTGATATCTGTGCTATGAAGCGTTTCGAGCAGGTTGATCCACAACAGGAACTGCGCCAGCAAATCCAGCAGCGTAAGCAGGCTATTTACGCTTATCGAAATCGTCTGCTGAGTGAAATACTGGGACAGCCCATCACTGCCTTAAGTTTTGCTTGTACATGCCACGGTAAACCGTACTTAAAAGAACATAATCTGGCAATCAATCATACCCATAGTAAAAAAATCTATGCATTAGTGACCAGTTCTGAGCAGCAGGACATAGGAATTGATGTTGAGGATCTGGAACGTCAAGTAAAGCTGGATGCTTTGGCACAACATGCATTTCATGAAGAAGAATATCAAACCTGGAAGTCTATGGATAAAGACAGGCTGTACTGGTTTAAAGTCTGGACAGCGAAAGAAGCAATTTTAAAGGCCAGTGGTTTAGGCATCCGTTTAAGTCTGAAAGATATAAATACCAGAGTCCATCCCATGTATGATAACTCACAGATGCAGCATGAATCTCTTGGGTATTTTGCTTACCAGCATTTTGAAGTTGCCCAGAGCCTGATCACCGTCGCTTGGCGCACCGGACAGGGCTGTGGTGAATTTATCTTCCCGCGTATTCAGATTTATCGGAATTAAAAAGCCTATCCGGAGATAGGCTTTAATGAAATATTGCTCCGGGATGAAATTATGGAATTTCATCCTCGAACTCTGGTTTTACCTGTACGATAAAGTCCTGACGGTTCAGACCACGCCACAGTGCAAATGAAGTACCAATATAAATAGAAGAATAAGTACCTACAAATACGCCTACAAACATGGCTACAGAGAACCAGTGTAGACCTTCACCACCCATGAGCATCATGGCAATAACCACGAGTAACAGGGTCATCGAGGTGTGAACAGTACGGCGCAAGGTTTCGGTAAGCGCAATATTAACAATCTCGCGTGGCTCGGCACCACGAATTTTACGGAAGTTTTCCCGAATACGGTCAGAGACTACAATATTGTCATTTAGCGAAAATCCGATAAGTGCCAGAAGTGCTGCCAGTACGGTCAGGTCAAATGGCCACTGCATCATGGCAAAAATACCGATTGTCACGATGATATCGTGGAACAAGGATAATACTGCCCCGATTGCCAGTTTAAACTCAAAACGGATGGTGACATAAATCAGCATCAGGACAAGTGCTAGCGCTACTGCACCTGCTGAGCGTACATACAGTTCATTACCAACCTGACCCCCTACCGAATCAATCTTGCTAACTTCAGCAGGGTTATTTGGCAGTTGGGCTGCTTTAGTCAAGGTACTGTTGAGGTCTTCAACATTTATGTCTTGTGCGGGCATACGTATCAAGAGATCACTATTGCTTCCCAAGGTTTGTACAACTGCATCTTTAAAACCGGCATCATTTAACGCACGGATAACTTCTCCCTGATTGGCTGCCTGTTTATAGTTCAGCTCGGCAGAGATACCGCCTGTAAAGTCCAGCCCGAGATTTAGGCCTTTAGTAACGATAAAAAACAGGCTACCGACAGTAAGGATTATCGAAATAATAGCTGCCGGTAAGGCAATTTTCATAAAGTCGATAACGCGCTCATTATCAGGACGGCCGTACTGTTTTTGCTTTGGTTGAGTATTCTCAGTCATCATCGATCTCCTTAAATGCTCAACTTCTTCAAGTTACGACGCTTGCCATAAATGATCTGTACGATCGCACGCGTTACCGTAATTGCAGTAAACATCGAACAGGCAATACCAATCATGAGTGTTACAGCAAAACCTTTGATTGGACCAGTACCGATCGCAAATAGGATAAAGGCGACGAGGAAGGTGGTCAGGTTTGAGTCAAAAATGGTGTTATAGGCTCGATCATAACCTGCCACAATGGCCTGTTTGGGCGAGGCCCCCCATTTCATTTCTTCTCTGATTCGCTCACAGATCAGTACGTTCGCATCGACGGCCATACCGATTGTAATAACAATACCTGCAATACCCGGCAAGGTTAGTGCGGCACCAATCCATGACATGATGCTTAAAGTCATTGCCAGGTTAAAAACCAAAGCAAAGTTGGCAATCAGACCAAATAAACGGAAGAAGACCACCATCCAGATAGCGACCAGCAAGAAACCGATTTGAGTAGAAAGCACACCCTTGTCGATATTTTCCTGACCTAGTGACGGGCCAACTACACGCTCTTCAACAAAGTACATTGGAGCAGCAAGTGCACCTGCACGTAGCATAAGTGCCAGTTCAGACGCTTCTTGTGGAGAATCGAGTCCGGTAATACGGAACTGCGACCCTAGTACGGCCTGAATGGTTGCAGCGTTAATCACTACAGATTCTGCATAAGGTGTACGTACTTCGGTCTGTGTGCCGGTAACCGGATCAGTGACATAGCTGATACGCTGTTTGTTTTCGATAAACAGTACAGCCATGCGTTTACCCACAGCATTACGGGTGGCATCTGCCATCAGTTTGCCGCCAGCACTGTCTAAAGTAATATTAACTTCAGCACCACCTGTATCCTGGCTAAAGCCTGAAGAGGCATTTTGGACCCGTTCACCTGTCAAGATACGGTTACGCTGTAACAGTAATTGGCGACCGCTGTCTAGCGATTCATAAGCAAACAGTTCTGTACCAGGAGGTAACGGCTGGCCATTAGATTTCCCGGTATAGGGATCAATATACTGATCATTTAAGTCGGAAACTAAGCGGAACTCCAGGTTAGCTGTGCGGCCAAGTACCCGTTTTGCTTCTGCTGTGTCCTGTACACCTGGCAGGTCGACTACGATACGATTACTGCCTTGGGTCTGAACCAGTGCTTCCGCCACCCCCAGTTCGTTAATACGGTTGCGCAGTGTGGTTAAGTTCTGGTTAACAGCATATGACTGGATTTCCTGTCTGCGTGCATCAGTATACGTGAGGCGCAACATAGGACCAGTACTGCTAGCCAGTGCTTGCTGGGTGAACTCATTGCCATTGCGGCGTAAAAAGTCCATTACAGCTTCACGGTCGTCATTTTGTGCAAACTGGAGATTGATCTGATTATTATTCAGAGTCAGGCTATTAAACTTGAGATTATTTTCACGAAGCTGACGGCGCAAGTCGGTCGCGGATGTTTCCATACGCTGTGAGAGGGCTTTATCCATATCCACTTCTAACAGGAAGTGTACACCACCACGCAAGTCCAAGCCCAGTTTCATTGGTTTTGCGCCAATTTTCTGTAGCCACTCAGGTGTAGTAGGCGCCAAATTCAGGGCCACAACGTATTCTTCACCCAGAGCGCGGCGTAGCACATCTTTTGCTTTGAGTTGTGCATCAGTAGAGTCTACACGCAATAGGGCAGCGTTATTGGTAAAGGTATTGTCATGAGACGGAATGTTTGCCTCTTTCAATATTTGCTCTGCTTTTTGTATCACACTCTGATCAATTTGAGTGCCGGCTTTTGCACCAGAAATCTGGACCGCCGGTTCATCGGGATACAAGCTAGGCAGTGCGTACAGGGTGCTGATCACCAGAACCACCAGGATCAGCAGATATTTCCATGCAGGGTAACGCATTTGCTGTCTTCTTAAAATGAAAAAGCCGTGCGGGGTGCACGACTGTTTTTATGATTAAAGGTTATTCAGGGTGCCTTCAGGCAAAACTGAAATGACACTAGCACGCTGGATTTTTACATCTACACCGCGGCTTAGTTCTACTACTGCAAAATCGCCTTCAAGCTTGGTAATACGGCCCATCAAGCCACCGGCAAAAACCACTTCACTGCCTACACCCAGACTTTCAACGAGGGTACGGTGTTCTTTGGCACGTTTGGCCTGTGGACGCCAGATCAGGAAATAGAAAATTGCAATAAATACTGCAATCATCAATAAGTTAGCCATCATGCTCGGGCCTTGCTGAGCCGCCGGCGCAGCGTGAGCAGTAGAGATTAAAAAGCTCATGTCGATTTCCTATTAAATATTAAAACTGTTGCCATTGTCATGACATTTAAATTGAGTTGACCTGCAATTTACCTTGTCTTTTTGTTGAGCGCAAATACTGCTTTCTCAATCTTCAGGGCAAGGCGGTACTTCCATTCCACGACGTGTATAGAAGTCCTCAACAAAAGCTTCAAAGGTATCATTGTCGAGTGCATCACGGATGTCTTGAGTGAAGCGCTGGTAATAGCGCAGGTTATGAATGGTTCCTAGCATGGAGCCCAGCATTTCACCACATTTCTCGAGGTGGAACAGATAAGCCCGGGTAAAATTCTTGCAGGTATAGCAGTCACAGTGCGGGTCAAGCGGGCTCTGATCATGACGGTATTTGCTGTTGCGAATACGGACCAGACCATCTGTCACAAAATAATGACCGTTCCGCGCATTTCGGGTAGGCATGACACAGTCAAACATATCAACCCCACGGCGGATACCTTCAACAATATCTTCAGGTTTACCAACACCCATGAGGTAGCGAGGTTTATCATGCGGCATTCTGTTAGGAAGATAATCCAGCACTTTGATCATCTCTTCTTTCGGCTCACCAACAGATAAGCCACCAATTGCATAGCCATCAAACCCGATTTCAAGCAGGCCTTCTAGTGATTCATCCCGAAGATCTTCATACATGCCACCCTGAATAATACCGAACAACGCATTTTTATTGTCCAGAACTTCATGATGGTGGGTCTTGCAACGTTTAGCCCAGCGTAAAGACAGCTGCAATGATTTCTGCGCTTCTTCATGGGTCGCTGGATAAGGCGTACATTCATCAAAAATCATGACAATATCGGAGTTCAGAACTTTCTGAATTT harbors:
- a CDS encoding 4'-phosphopantetheinyl transferase family protein; this translates as MLRVDICAMKRFEQVDPQQELRQQIQQRKQAIYAYRNRLLSEILGQPITALSFACTCHGKPYLKEHNLAINHTHSKKIYALVTSSEQQDIGIDVEDLERQVKLDALAQHAFHEEEYQTWKSMDKDRLYWFKVWTAKEAILKASGLGIRLSLKDINTRVHPMYDNSQMQHESLGYFAYQHFEVAQSLITVAWRTGQGCGEFIFPRIQIYRN
- the secF gene encoding protein translocase subunit SecF — its product is MMTENTQPKQKQYGRPDNERVIDFMKIALPAAIISIILTVGSLFFIVTKGLNLGLDFTGGISAELNYKQAANQGEVIRALNDAGFKDAVVQTLGSNSDLLIRMPAQDINVEDLNSTLTKAAQLPNNPAEVSKIDSVGGQVGNELYVRSAGAVALALVLMLIYVTIRFEFKLAIGAVLSLFHDIIVTIGIFAMMQWPFDLTVLAALLALIGFSLNDNIVVSDRIRENFRKIRGAEPREIVNIALTETLRRTVHTSMTLLLVVIAMMLMGGEGLHWFSVAMFVGVFVGTYSSIYIGTSFALWRGLNRQDFIVQVKPEFEDEIP
- the secD gene encoding protein translocase subunit SecD translates to MRYPAWKYLLILVVLVISTLYALPSLYPDEPAVQISGAKAGTQIDQSVIQKAEQILKEANIPSHDNTFTNNAALLRVDSTDAQLKAKDVLRRALGEEYVVALNLAPTTPEWLQKIGAKPMKLGLDLRGGVHFLLEVDMDKALSQRMETSATDLRRQLRENNLKFNSLTLNNNQINLQFAQNDDREAVMDFLRRNGNEFTQQALASSTGPMLRLTYTDARRQEIQSYAVNQNLTTLRNRINELGVAEALVQTQGSNRIVVDLPGVQDTAEAKRVLGRTANLEFRLVSDLNDQYIDPYTGKSNGQPLPPGTELFAYESLDSGRQLLLQRNRILTGERVQNASSGFSQDTGGAEVNITLDSAGGKLMADATRNAVGKRMAVLFIENKQRISYVTDPVTGTQTEVRTPYAESVVINAATIQAVLGSQFRITGLDSPQEASELALMLRAGALAAPMYFVEERVVGPSLGQENIDKGVLSTQIGFLLVAIWMVVFFRLFGLIANFALVFNLAMTLSIMSWIGAALTLPGIAGIVITIGMAVDANVLICERIREEMKWGASPKQAIVAGYDRAYNTIFDSNLTTFLVAFILFAIGTGPIKGFAVTLMIGIACSMFTAITVTRAIVQIIYGKRRNLKKLSI
- the yajC gene encoding preprotein translocase subunit YajC; this translates as MSFLISTAHAAPAAQQGPSMMANLLMIAVFIAIFYFLIWRPQAKRAKEHRTLVESLGVGSEVVFAGGLMGRITKLEGDFAVVELSRGVDVKIQRASVISVLPEGTLNNL
- the tgt gene encoding tRNA guanosine(34) transglycosylase Tgt → MKFEKLGQSGRARRGRLTLEHGVVETPVFMPVGTYGTVKGMLPRDIEEIQAQIILGNTFHLYLRPGLDVVKEHGGLHEFIKWDKPILTDSGGFQVFSLGAMRKIKEEGVTFRSPIDGSKVFLSPEVSMEIQKVLNSDIVMIFDECTPYPATHEEAQKSLQLSLRWAKRCKTHHHEVLDNKNALFGIIQGGMYEDLRDESLEGLLEIGFDGYAIGGLSVGEPKEEMIKVLDYLPNRMPHDKPRYLMGVGKPEDIVEGIRRGVDMFDCVMPTRNARNGHYFVTDGLVRIRNSKYRHDQSPLDPHCDCYTCKNFTRAYLFHLEKCGEMLGSMLGTIHNLRYYQRFTQDIRDALDNDTFEAFVEDFYTRRGMEVPPCPED